The DNA sequence tatccaaacataaaattaattttacttttgtataagatcttttaaaaaaagataatttaaaaaaataaattttcttacaAGTTCACCCAAATAAACCCTAATTAAGAATAATCAacgaaaataaatatatattaaatacttaCCCATAGGTATTCTATAATGAATTAATATTAGTGTATATATCGTGAATActaattactttaattttttattgactacttattcaaaaaaaaagatcaaTGTATTAATGGTAACAAATTCATGAAAagaatattacaaaaaaattatattttttattaaaataaaataaaataatgagaaTTGAATACACAACTTTAAATGTAAATCAGTTGTTTAAAACTAAACTATTAAACTTAACAATTGTTTAACATCTACTATATACAATAATGGTGattcattcaaaaaattcaagttgttgataaaattatgaattatttcaattattctagatatatttttagtatgtgaTACAATATGATATTTATTTGACTACAGCATCTAAAAAAAGAACCATCTGTGACTAGACCTTCTTTACGTTTGGAGAATAACCAATTCATAATTTACaccacaaataatttttttatataaataatattgttaaaaagataaaatatcacaaatttatatttttaggtcAAATGACAAATCATATCCTCACACTCAAAACTCAACTTATGTCAAGTTTGTTTCGAAAGaagatattttataattaaaaattcagattattTGCTTGCTAGTAATGAtgagtttatatttaaaatttgttacgGTCTGATCCACATGTAATATGGGCCGACCCGATCTACGAACCACCCGATTTGAACGGTCAGGTGCGAGGCGTTTAAACACTGACCCGGACACGCGTTCCGGACAGCTCGCTACTATAGCTGTAAAAGGAAGTTTCGAGGAAGGTGGGTTCTGCCCTTGTGGGGCCGCTTCTGACAtggtatatatggggagggtcctattgctcccccaaggtacgtcacataccatTCTCACATCTTTCGCCTGCACACTTGACTGACTagagcatcggagtgtctttgcaggtgacacccccctttCTACACGAAGAGCTCGGGACGTCGGCTACTCCAACCAAGTAACTCGGAACCAGGTGAGACCCCTTCTCATCAATCAAAGTACCAACTCGAActgtccggtacccgacctaccatacattggcgccgtctgtggggatcgCCTGAATGGACGTTGTACTGGGCCCAGGAGGAACAGGCCGCGAGGCCGAGCGCAGAGGGGAAGCCTTCGTGGCTTCCTCCCGGGAGCGCAGGAGGTCCCCTCCACGACAAACCTCACGATCTCAAGAAAGGCGCCCCTTCGGAGGTACTGGCGACAACAGCGCCAGAATTATGCAGGAACTGCGTCACAGGATGCAGGACCTGGAGCGCCGGCTGGCAGATCGGGAACATCGCCAACTAACTCCCGAATCAAGCTACTCCCGTTCCGCTCCTAGAAGCCACTCCCAGCGAACAGCTAGCCCACGATCTGAGTCCGAGAGCGCCAGGGAGGAAGGGCGCCCAAGAAGACGCCGCGACCCCATCATTTACACCAGGCGTGAAAGGAGACATACCACAGATCGAGACCGGGAAGACGATCGACGGGAAGACGATGAGGGAAGAACAAGGAGAACGCGGGGACCAGTGATAATGGGCGCAACCCCATTTCATCATTCCATCCTCGAAGTCCGGCTGCCAAAACACTTTGACAAGccgacggacatgaggtacgacggaACCCAAGACCCGTAGGAGCACcttacggccttcgaggccaggatgaacctggaggGAGTGGGAGACGAAGTAAGGTGCCGCGCTTTCCCGGTCACTCTTGCGGGACCTGAAATACGGTGGTTTAACAGCCTCCCGCAGGGCTCGGTGGCCAGGTTTTCGGATATTAGCCACGACTTCCTAGCCCAATTTACTACCAGAATCGCAAAGGCAAAGCACCCAATCAATCTGCTCGGGGTGACGCAGAGGTCCGGCGAATTGACCAGAAAATATCTAGACCGGTTCAACGACGAGTGCTTGGAGATCAATGGGCTGACTGATTCGGTTGCTAGCTTGTGCCAGACGAATGGACTTCCAAACGAGGACTTCAGAAAGCACCTCACCACGATGCCGGTGTGGACAATGTAGGAGATCTAAAGTGTAGCCAGGGAATACATTAACGATgaagaagtcagccaggtcgtggctgccaacaaacggcagccTCCCTACAATCAAACCCGGCAGCACGGAAGCGGAGAAAGACAGAAGGAACACGCCAGAGACGGCGGTCCGAGCAAGACATCCAGGCCGTTTCCTCGAGTCGGGAAGTTCACCAATTACACCCCCTCACTGTCCCCATCATAGAAGTTTATCAACAGATAGCAGAGAAGGGAATTTTGTCGAAGCCCCGACCTCTGAAGGACCGGACCGGGGGAAACAAGAGCCTCTATTGTGATTATCATAAAGGCTATGGACACAAGACACAAGATTGCTTCGACCTGAAGAACGCGCTGGAACAAGCAATCTGGGACGGAAAACTGGCAGAATTCTCCCATCTCATCAGGGAGCCAAGGAGGCGAGATTGCGACCGCGAGGGAGAGGACAAGACCCGCGCGGCGAAGCGATGTCACGAGCCGGAGGACAACGAACACGGCCTTACCATAGTGAACGTGGTAACGGCAAGAGACGCACCTCCAAGGTCAAGGTCGGTACACAAGAAAGACGCCAAGGTCCTGGCGGTTTCCTCATCCTCTGTGCGAAGCTCCAAGAGGCTCCCACCCATCTCATTCGGTCCAGAGGACCAATGGTTCGATGAGGCCACGGAAAAccctcccatggtcatcacggccagagtGAGAACCGGCCTCATCAAGCGGATCCTCGTGGACATCGGGACTGACTCGAATATCATGTTTcgcaacgtgttcgacacctTGGACCTACGGGATGCCGATTTAAAGACgcaccagcacggtgtggtaggtttgggcgaccacttcatcaagctaGATGGGATAATCTCCTACCAATATCTGTAGGATCAGGACAAGGGCGAAGGTCGGTAATGGCCAAGTTTGTGGTTCTACGAGACTCCACGGCCTACAACGTCATCCTAGGGAGGAAGACTATCAACGATCTCGGAGCAGTGATCAGCACAAAGATGTTGATAATGAAGTTCATAGCTGATGACGGATCCGTGGGATCCATAAAAGGAGACTTGGAAATGGCAGTCACTTGCGACAATGCCAGCCTCTCCTTAAGGAAGAAATCTAATGAGGCATCGGGGGTGTTCCTTGCCGACTTGGATGCCAGAGTCAGCGACAAGCCGAGACTCGAGCCGAAAGGGAACTTAGAGAGGTTCAGAGTCGGGGACACCGAGGAGAAGTTCACCTACGTGAATAGAAACCTCCCACACGACCTAAAGGGACCTCTAATGGAAATGATCAGGGCTAACGGCGACCTATTTGCATGGATGCCAGCCGATATGCCGGGGATAAACCCCCAACTCATGTCACATCACTTGGCCGTGATGGCGGAGGCCAGACCGGTAGCTCAAAGGAGAAGGAAAATGTCGCAAGAGTGAGCGGAGGAGGTAGCCAGGAAGACGGTTAGCCTACTCGAAGCAGGATTTATTCAAGAACTCGACTACTCGACATGGCTGTCAAATGTAGTTCTAGTGAAAAAgcacaatggaaaatggaggatgtgtgtggattactctgatctcaacaaagcatgccccaaggactgctaccccctgCCCAACATTGATGCACTCGTCGACGCGGCATCGGGATATCGGTACCTGAGCTTTATGGACGCTtattcaggctataatcagataccGATACACCGGCCTGACGAAGAGAAAACAACGTTCATAACGCCGGGAGGGATATATTGCTACAAGGTAATGCCGTTCGGCCTGAAGAACGCTGGGGCAACGTACCAAAGGCTAATGAACAAGATATTTAGTGACCTCACAGGCAAAACGGTGGAGGTGTATGTAGATGACATCCTTGCAAAGACCACCCGCCCTGAGGACCTCATAAGCGACCTGGGAAACGTGTTCGCCTCCctccgacaacacggcatgaggctcaacccactCAAATGTGCCTTTACCATGGAAGCAGGAAAGTTTCTAgggttcatgataacccaaaggggGTCGAAGCCAACCCGGGAAAGTGCAAGCAATACTCCAAATAAATAGTCCGGGCTGTGTCAAAGATGTTCAGAGGCTGTCAGGTAGACTCACCGCCTTA is a window from the Arachis hypogaea cultivar Tifrunner chromosome 17, arahy.Tifrunner.gnm2.J5K5, whole genome shotgun sequence genome containing:
- the LOC112763588 gene encoding uncharacterized protein, which produces MNLEGVGDEVRCRAFPVTLAGPEIRWFNSLPQGSVARFSDISHDFLAQFTTRIAKAKHPINLLGVTQRSGELTRKYLDRFNDECLEINGLTDSVASLCQTNGLPNEDFRKHLTTMPIAEKGILSKPRPLKDRTGGNKSLYCDYHKGYGHKTQDCFDLKNALEQAIWDGKLAEFSHLIREPRRRDCDREGEDKTRAAKRCHEPEDNEHGLTIVNVVTARDAPPRSRSVHKKDAKVLAVSSSSVRSSKRLPPISFGPEDQWFDEATENPPMVITARVRTGLIKRILVDIGTDSNIMFRNVFDTLDLRDADLKTHQHGVVGLGDHFIKLDGIISYQYL